A genomic region of Antennarius striatus isolate MH-2024 chromosome 16, ASM4005453v1, whole genome shotgun sequence contains the following coding sequences:
- the gid4 gene encoding glucose-induced degradation protein 4 homolog isoform X1, with the protein MTVADGDTFALTMPVRAECCSHSTTACTSSGYLDPPVPINTHQPGAATSLLYSGSQFRGYQKSKGNSYDVEVVLQHVTVEDSYLCGYLKIKGLTEEYPTLTTFFAGEIISRKRPFLTRKWDADEDVDRKHWGKFKPFYKYAKSFNSDDFDYEALDNSDYVFMRWKEQFLVPDHTIKDISGASFAGFYYICFQKSTATIDGYYYHRSSEWYQSLNLNHVQEHSMPIYEFR; encoded by the exons ATGACGGTTGCTGACGGTGACACTTTCGCGCTCACAATGCCTGTCCGAGCAGAGTGCTGTAGTCACTCGACCACGGCCTGCACATCCTCGGGCTATCTTGATCCCCCGGTACCGATCAACACTCACCAGCCGGGTGCGGCCACCTCGCTTCTGTACAGCGGCTCGCAGTTTCGGGGTTATCAGAAGAGCAAAGGCAATTCCTATGACGTTGAGGTTGTCCTGCAG CATGTGACGGTGGAAGATTCATATTTGTGTGGATACCTGAAAATCAAAGGTCTGACTgag GAGTATCCCACTCTCACAACATTCTTTGCTGGGGAAATTATAAGTCGAAAAAGACCATTTTTAACAAGGAAGTGGGACGCAGATGAAGATGTGGACAGAAAGCACTGG GGAAAGTTTAAACCTTTTTATAAATATGCCAAAAGTTTCAACTCTGATGACTTTGACTATGAGGCACTGGACAACAGCGATTATGTTTTCATGAGGTGGAAG GAACAGTTCCTTGTTCCAGACCACACCATCAAAGACATCAGCGGGGCTTCTTTTGCTGGCTTCTATTACATCTGCTTCCAGAAGTCAACAGCCACTATTGATGGGTACTATTACCATCGGAGCTCAGAATG GTACCAGTCACTAAACCTAAACCATGTTCAAGAGCACAGTATGCCTATCTATGAGTTTCGgtga
- the drc3 gene encoding dynein regulatory complex subunit 3, with protein sequence MDVNWVQTKPIVMNEALLREAVRGQLSQELDDCEAIEEINFSEILQLQLQFRRIVKIDHLFGFKSLTRLEINNNHIEKIEGLDCLVNLIWLNMSFNNIEKIEGLGSLRKLEVVNFTNNSISVIENMDTLEKLTHFNIANNHIGQLDNVCYLSKFVDLFSLTLQGNPVAEDDSYKLFIAAHLPKLMSLDNRILDENTKKEAFIKYQTVIGILKFKELKRDNEAEVEAEVKLHKNAFVEFLNGPYLFKSLFKDDLKEERLNSVPEVAPLLEEFEQQMVALCEKIFEIGLDEHKRRESEVSTFVSAQKEAMTDCRQKMSEISVEFERKHKKVITELKQLSDPNLVRTRINHHNDEITQHCENMLTVECQLVRHLENSAS encoded by the exons ATGGACGTGAACTGGGTCCAGACTAAACCCATTGTGATGAATGAGGCGCTTTTACGGGAGGCAGTGAGAGGGCAACTTAGTCAGGAGCTGGATGATTGTGAGGCGATAGAGGAAATCAACTTCAGTGAAATCCTTCAATTACAGCTGCAATTTAGAA gaaTTGTGAAAATCGACCACTTATTTGGATTCAAATCCTTGACCCGGCTGGAGATCAATAACAACCACATAGAGAAGATTGAAGGTCTAGACTGTCTGGTCAACCTGATATGGCTGA ATATGTCCTTCAACAACATTGAGAAAATTGAGGGACTGGGAAGTTTGCGGAAACTTGAAGTGGTGAATTTCACCAACAACAGTATCTCTGTCATTGAAAACATGGACACACTTGAGAAACTCACGCATTTCAACATTGCAAATAACCACATTGGACAGCTGGACAAT GTTTGCTATCTAAGCAAGTTTGTGGATCTGTTCAGCCTCACCCTACAAGGGAATCCTGTTGCTGAGGATGACAGTTACAAACTTTTCATCGCAGCCCACCTCCCAAAATTGATGTCACTAGACAACAGAATACTTGACGAGAACACA aaaaaagaagcatttaTCAAATACCAGACTGTTATTGGGATACTGAAATTCAAGGAGCTGAAACGAGATAATGAGGCTGAAGTGGAAGCTGAAGTCAAATTACACAAA AATGCCTTTGTGGAGTTCCTAAATGGACCTTATCTATTCAAGAGCTTGTTCAAAGATGATCTAAAGGAAGAGAGATTGAACTCTGTACCTGAGGTAGCTCCTCTACTTGAAGA ATTTGAACAGCAAATGGTGGCGCTGTgtgagaaaatatttgaaataggCTTAGATGAACATAAGCGCAGAGAGTCGGAGGTGAGCACATTTGTCAGCGCTCAGAAGGAGGCTATGACAGACTGTCGACAGAAAATGTCAGAGATTTCGGTAGAGtttgagaggaaacacaaaaag GTTATCACAGAGCTGAAGCAGCTATCAGACCCAAATCTAGTTAGGACCAGAATCAACCACCACAATGATGAGATCACGCAACACTGTGAAAACATGCTGACAGTGGAGTGTCAGCTGGTGAGACACCTGGAG AATTCTGCTTCCTGA
- the gid4 gene encoding glucose-induced degradation protein 4 homolog isoform X2 has translation MTVADGDTFALTMPVRAECCSHSTTACTSSGYLDPPVPINTHQPGAATSLLYSGSQFRGYQKSKGNSYDVEVVLQEYPTLTTFFAGEIISRKRPFLTRKWDADEDVDRKHWGKFKPFYKYAKSFNSDDFDYEALDNSDYVFMRWKEQFLVPDHTIKDISGASFAGFYYICFQKSTATIDGYYYHRSSEWYQSLNLNHVQEHSMPIYEFR, from the exons ATGACGGTTGCTGACGGTGACACTTTCGCGCTCACAATGCCTGTCCGAGCAGAGTGCTGTAGTCACTCGACCACGGCCTGCACATCCTCGGGCTATCTTGATCCCCCGGTACCGATCAACACTCACCAGCCGGGTGCGGCCACCTCGCTTCTGTACAGCGGCTCGCAGTTTCGGGGTTATCAGAAGAGCAAAGGCAATTCCTATGACGTTGAGGTTGTCCTGCAG GAGTATCCCACTCTCACAACATTCTTTGCTGGGGAAATTATAAGTCGAAAAAGACCATTTTTAACAAGGAAGTGGGACGCAGATGAAGATGTGGACAGAAAGCACTGG GGAAAGTTTAAACCTTTTTATAAATATGCCAAAAGTTTCAACTCTGATGACTTTGACTATGAGGCACTGGACAACAGCGATTATGTTTTCATGAGGTGGAAG GAACAGTTCCTTGTTCCAGACCACACCATCAAAGACATCAGCGGGGCTTCTTTTGCTGGCTTCTATTACATCTGCTTCCAGAAGTCAACAGCCACTATTGATGGGTACTATTACCATCGGAGCTCAGAATG GTACCAGTCACTAAACCTAAACCATGTTCAAGAGCACAGTATGCCTATCTATGAGTTTCGgtga